In Leptospira harrisiae, a genomic segment contains:
- a CDS encoding DUF1554 domain-containing protein yields the protein MNLYQQIKSSLLILCLSFFLFQSCSGQVSAGDTFLFGLSEKFDRLFGNEATVACSSDVTISTKAVSLVEDGNVSASFSTTEDSGITPAPTDSDFGYSSFETCIYPNSPFSGSVEIPVSLSSNYGSRVTSTQSVPGPSALPSKLTFTGNGLAARQCLRFTVVNDTDRSPVVDPMTVVLGTMVQKDGSGNVTSGTYSAKDACDISVSLEDDEAPGVRVSNIRVMEEPGPSATTTNGTFKVRLRTAPTANVTIPINDVYDAVNVGNREGTANPKTLTFTTANFNTDQTVTVTSVDDLELDGLKSYTIELGKTTSADSEYNGIKPRNVVVYNLDQSVPGFSVLKFSGGATINSASSSISTIDGFATDESNRFGDKYANFQIRLRSKPTNNVTLNFTSNCGSKCTIQTPSLVFTPTDWNVYQTFRSIGATDSANSGNQDYTVSFTVSSSDSTYSTTVYKPNFSIRSCDNDGTHLIQPCNYSGSPYGTISGRLSAQEGGSTQIWLITQSSPASPVTVGLTSSDLTEGTVPGTVTIDSSNFNAMETGAATNRIGLTHVDDALVDLTQNWMITTNTSTGGLAYDPLDIYASTTDDEKAFYVTHTGSPREGTANVATVHVCLGGNNPTQPVVLNITCKTYTSTEAAYNECGAITTSPITFPVNSEVEPGYASDSGCANSANKRSFTVSGLDDNFADGNQSFDIRFAMVANTDTNYQNASNPSDHSITNEDDEPTGKKIFTTSGSYKGEMGTDGVFGADLTCNNNKPAGVSGTYKALIISNSVGDASIANHRVPGGVNWVLSPNYYYYRCTGSGYNVCSDEFTRLFYTNGSATFDPTAMSRDFSTTASDEFWTGMTNSASLTPATQTALNPDLTACNDASLVYRQNCHGFNYETCTTNAATYFYGEIWVRSGNGSVSNASRRCDLQKKLICVEQ from the coding sequence ATGAACTTATACCAACAGATAAAATCCTCACTTTTGATTCTATGTTTATCTTTCTTTCTATTCCAAAGTTGCAGTGGACAAGTTTCTGCAGGGGATACGTTTTTATTTGGGTTAAGTGAAAAGTTTGATCGACTGTTTGGAAACGAAGCAACGGTTGCTTGTTCCTCTGATGTAACGATTTCGACAAAGGCTGTGTCGCTTGTTGAAGACGGAAATGTTTCAGCATCATTTAGCACAACGGAAGATTCTGGAATTACACCTGCACCGACTGATAGCGACTTTGGATACAGTAGTTTCGAAACTTGTATTTATCCAAATTCTCCGTTTTCAGGATCTGTTGAAATCCCAGTATCTTTGTCATCTAACTACGGCTCAAGGGTCACTTCCACTCAATCTGTACCTGGACCTTCTGCTCTACCATCAAAACTCACTTTCACTGGAAACGGATTAGCTGCGAGACAATGCCTAAGATTCACAGTTGTCAACGATACCGACAGAAGTCCAGTTGTAGATCCAATGACCGTTGTTTTAGGAACGATGGTTCAAAAAGACGGAAGTGGAAATGTAACCTCAGGAACTTATTCAGCAAAAGATGCCTGCGATATTTCAGTATCCCTAGAAGATGATGAAGCACCTGGAGTTCGCGTTTCTAATATCCGAGTGATGGAAGAACCAGGCCCTTCTGCTACAACCACCAACGGAACTTTTAAAGTTCGGTTAAGAACAGCGCCGACAGCTAATGTAACGATTCCAATCAATGATGTTTATGATGCAGTGAATGTTGGGAATAGAGAAGGTACTGCAAATCCCAAAACACTCACATTCACGACTGCAAACTTTAATACTGACCAAACTGTCACAGTCACTTCTGTCGATGACTTAGAGTTAGATGGATTAAAATCGTATACTATTGAACTAGGAAAAACAACCAGTGCTGATTCTGAATACAATGGAATCAAACCAAGAAACGTTGTGGTTTATAACCTAGACCAAAGTGTGCCCGGATTTAGCGTACTTAAGTTTAGCGGTGGTGCCACCATCAATTCTGCAAGTTCAAGCATTTCTACAATTGATGGATTTGCAACTGATGAGAGTAATCGATTCGGTGACAAGTATGCAAACTTTCAAATTCGACTTCGTTCCAAACCAACAAATAACGTTACTTTAAATTTTACATCTAATTGCGGAAGTAAATGTACGATTCAAACACCATCATTGGTATTTACACCGACAGATTGGAATGTCTACCAAACCTTTCGTTCAATTGGTGCCACAGATTCAGCAAATTCGGGAAACCAAGATTACACAGTTTCTTTTACCGTAAGCTCTTCGGACTCAACGTATAGCACAACCGTTTACAAACCTAATTTTTCAATTCGTTCTTGCGACAACGATGGAACTCACCTCATTCAACCTTGTAATTATTCAGGTTCACCTTACGGCACTATAAGCGGTCGACTCAGTGCACAGGAAGGAGGATCTACACAAATTTGGCTCATCACACAATCTTCTCCTGCATCCCCAGTCACCGTCGGACTCACATCTAGCGACCTGACAGAAGGGACTGTTCCTGGGACTGTCACTATCGATTCGAGCAATTTCAATGCTATGGAAACAGGTGCAGCCACAAATAGAATCGGACTAACCCATGTGGATGATGCGTTGGTTGACCTCACACAAAATTGGATGATAACAACCAACACATCTACGGGAGGATTGGCTTATGACCCTCTTGATATTTATGCATCCACCACAGATGATGAAAAAGCATTCTATGTAACGCACACCGGCTCTCCGAGAGAAGGCACAGCAAATGTTGCCACAGTCCATGTTTGTTTGGGAGGGAATAACCCAACCCAACCAGTGGTTTTGAATATAACTTGTAAAACATATACATCCACGGAAGCCGCTTACAACGAATGCGGAGCGATCACAACATCTCCCATCACATTCCCTGTAAATAGCGAAGTAGAACCTGGATATGCATCTGATTCTGGATGTGCCAACTCAGCGAACAAACGCTCATTTACAGTCAGTGGTCTTGACGATAATTTTGCTGATGGAAATCAATCGTTTGACATTCGTTTTGCGATGGTTGCCAATACAGATACCAATTACCAAAATGCATCCAATCCTTCCGACCACTCCATCACCAATGAAGACGATGAACCAACAGGAAAGAAAATATTTACAACCTCCGGATCCTATAAAGGAGAAATGGGAACAGATGGAGTCTTCGGTGCTGACCTTACCTGCAACAATAACAAACCTGCGGGCGTTTCTGGAACTTACAAAGCTTTGATCATCAGCAATAGTGTTGGAGATGCATCCATTGCCAACCACCGAGTTCCTGGCGGAGTCAACTGGGTGCTTTCACCTAACTATTATTATTATCGCTGCACAGGTTCAGGATATAATGTTTGTAGTGATGAATTCACAAGGCTCTTTTACACCAATGGTTCTGCAACTTTTGATCCAACAGCGATGTCTCGTGATTTTTCAACGACTGCCTCTGATGAATTTTGGACCGGAATGACAAATTCCGCATCTCTAACCCCCGCAACACAAACTGCATTAAACCCAGATTTAACTGCGTGTAATGATGCATCGCTGGTTTACCGACAGAACTGTCATGGATTCAATTACGAAACTTGTACAACAAATGCTGCTACATACTTCTATGGAGAGATATGGGTTCGCAGCGGCAATGGCTCTGTGTCCAACGCATCAAGAAGATGTGATTTACAGAAAAAACTAATCTGCGTTGAACAATAG